In the genome of Opitutia bacterium KCR 482, one region contains:
- a CDS encoding endonuclease/exonuclease/phosphatase family protein: MKVLCLISPLFLLLFGCGSVEAPKPAEFTVASFNVGFCKDPSDVVRWNARKNLIMPLVEFHGFDIVGMQEPMGFQIDYLAAQSDKYAVAGQIVRNLTLAEVSVKSAAKNIDNMLRNMNNPIFYRRDKFELLDSGKFYFSETPDKAERGFGKQFDSIRSCVWAKFRHMESGREFNFFNIHLCVEKYAEWHKPSAELLVKKIREIAGKGTFFVSGDFNETRNQPASLVMRGSAIAKDARENSLSKPYGTTRSTFNNYKNISAGDMPIDFIYVSNDVDVLNFGTYTDHVDGLVPSDHYPISAKVLLK; this comes from the coding sequence ATGAAAGTTTTGTGTTTAATTTCCCCGCTGTTTCTGCTGCTTTTCGGCTGCGGAAGCGTCGAAGCTCCGAAGCCCGCCGAGTTCACCGTGGCGAGTTTTAACGTCGGTTTTTGCAAAGACCCCTCCGACGTCGTTAGGTGGAACGCCCGCAAAAATCTCATAATGCCTCTTGTGGAATTCCACGGTTTCGACATCGTCGGAATGCAGGAGCCGATGGGCTTTCAGATTGACTATCTTGCCGCGCAGTCCGACAAATACGCCGTCGCGGGGCAGATTGTCCGCAACCTGACCCTCGCCGAAGTTTCCGTAAAATCCGCGGCGAAAAATATCGACAATATGCTGCGCAACATGAACAACCCAATTTTCTATCGGCGCGACAAGTTCGAGCTTCTTGATTCGGGCAAGTTCTATTTTTCCGAAACGCCCGACAAGGCGGAACGCGGCTTCGGCAAGCAGTTCGATTCCATACGCTCCTGCGTTTGGGCTAAATTCCGCCACATGGAGTCTGGGCGAGAGTTCAACTTTTTCAACATACACCTTTGCGTGGAAAAATACGCCGAATGGCACAAGCCGTCCGCCGAACTGCTCGTGAAAAAAATCCGCGAAATTGCGGGCAAAGGCACGTTCTTCGTTTCGGGCGACTTCAACGAAACGCGCAACCAGCCCGCGTCGCTTGTCATGCGCGGTAGCGCAATCGCAAAGGACGCCCGCGAAAATTCCCTTTCCAAGCCCTACGGCACAACGCGCTCCACGTTCAACAACTACAAAAACATTTCGGCGGGCGATATGCCGATAGATTTCATCTACGTTTCCAACGACGTGGACGTCCTGAATTTCGGCACATACACCGACCATGTTGACGGACTTGTGCCGTCGGACCACTATCCGATTTCCGCGAAAGTTTTATTGAAATAA
- a CDS encoding TrmH family RNA methyltransferase, whose protein sequence is MSDEFIQSRQNPRVKLLDRLRDRAGRRKTGLFAVEGLRELSRCVETVGADEIYFCPDFFKSGEHSAFVEKLRADSEIPLCRLSAGAFEKVSNREGCDGLIGVVKQWSCGLEELELSGAENPTVLVADSIEKSGNLGALLRSADALCAEAVILTNSVCDIFNPAVVRASQGALFSVKVAEATPAEAAEWLKARGIKTFGAHLGASDFLWNADMSVPCAIVVGSEKDGLGDDWNGLLDCRVKIPMGGISDSMNVNVAAALFLYEALRSKSAL, encoded by the coding sequence ATGTCCGACGAATTTATACAGAGCAGACAGAATCCGCGCGTGAAGCTTTTAGACAGGCTGCGCGACAGGGCGGGGCGCAGGAAAACGGGGCTTTTTGCGGTCGAGGGACTGCGCGAGCTTTCGCGCTGCGTCGAAACCGTCGGCGCGGACGAAATTTATTTTTGCCCCGACTTTTTCAAAAGCGGCGAGCATTCGGCGTTTGTCGAAAAACTGCGGGCCGACTCCGAAATTCCGCTCTGCCGGCTGTCGGCGGGCGCGTTCGAAAAAGTCTCGAACCGCGAGGGCTGCGACGGCCTTATCGGCGTCGTAAAGCAGTGGAGTTGCGGGCTGGAAGAGCTGGAGCTTTCGGGCGCGGAGAATCCGACGGTGCTTGTCGCCGATTCAATCGAAAAATCGGGCAACCTCGGCGCGCTTTTGCGCAGCGCCGACGCCCTCTGCGCGGAGGCGGTAATCCTCACAAATTCCGTCTGCGACATTTTCAACCCCGCGGTTGTCCGCGCGTCGCAGGGTGCGCTGTTTTCGGTAAAAGTCGCCGAGGCTACGCCCGCGGAGGCGGCGGAGTGGCTGAAAGCCCGCGGCATAAAAACTTTCGGGGCGCATCTGGGCGCGTCGGACTTCCTCTGGAACGCCGACATGTCCGTTCCCTGCGCGATTGTCGTAGGCTCGGAAAAGGACGGTCTCGGCGATGACTGGAACGGGCTTCTTGATTGCAGGGTGAAAATCCCCATGGGCGGAATTTCCGACAGCATGAACGTAAACGTCGCCGCCGCCCTGTTTTTGTACGAGGCTTTGCGGAGCAAATCCGCGCTTTGA
- a CDS encoding endo-1,4-beta-xylanase yields the protein MKKLILMLAAASLAASPIFAQHGAKTMPWERKANAAQKGEAPLSDKLKSLWADPVLQEKIALGIENNRKGDFYLTFIDQKKRPVKVDNLKVEMLRHDFLFGAQIFLLGGFKTEEENRLYEKHFLELFNFATVPFYWKAYEQKDGVYQFAKDVSAQGVEHLYRRPSQDAIVEFCNKNGLKMKGHPLAWYINKFGLPEWTPREGKLIEKYMCRYIDKIAERYNGDINIWDVANESSDTQDHYKTPNYFPTDHVFKAFKEAERAFSYNNEFIMNYTTPVWMRVARYHEYATDYLLTSDILARGGKLDIIGLQLHYFKKADREALMAGESWTPDELFDVLDTFSRLNKPIHITEISFPCMAEGKVGEEKQAFLFENFYKLWFSHPKVEAITYWHFVDGTAGSEDVFNSGIIRRDFSKKPAYDVLDRLINKEWRTDLSFDKSADEFHFRCFYGTYKVSFERNGKKYEQTVILNKNVRKHAYITVE from the coding sequence ATGAAGAAGCTTATTTTGATGTTGGCGGCGGCGTCTCTTGCGGCGTCGCCGATTTTCGCCCAGCACGGCGCAAAAACAATGCCGTGGGAACGCAAGGCAAACGCCGCGCAAAAGGGCGAAGCCCCGCTGTCCGACAAGCTCAAATCGCTTTGGGCAGATCCCGTCTTGCAGGAGAAAATCGCCCTCGGAATCGAAAACAACCGCAAGGGAGATTTCTATCTGACGTTTATCGACCAAAAAAAACGCCCCGTGAAAGTGGACAATCTCAAAGTAGAAATGCTTCGGCACGACTTCCTTTTCGGGGCGCAGATTTTCCTGCTCGGCGGCTTCAAAACAGAGGAGGAAAACCGACTCTACGAAAAGCATTTTTTGGAGCTTTTCAACTTCGCCACAGTTCCGTTCTATTGGAAGGCGTACGAGCAGAAGGACGGCGTGTACCAGTTCGCGAAGGACGTTTCCGCCCAGGGAGTGGAGCACCTCTACCGCCGCCCTTCGCAGGACGCAATCGTAGAATTCTGCAACAAAAACGGGCTTAAAATGAAGGGGCACCCCCTTGCGTGGTACATCAACAAATTCGGGCTTCCGGAGTGGACTCCGCGCGAGGGCAAGCTTATCGAAAAGTACATGTGTCGCTACATAGACAAAATCGCCGAACGCTACAATGGCGACATCAACATTTGGGACGTCGCCAACGAGTCTTCCGACACTCAGGACCACTACAAAACTCCCAACTACTTCCCGACCGACCACGTTTTCAAGGCGTTCAAGGAGGCGGAGCGCGCGTTTTCGTACAACAACGAGTTCATCATGAACTACACCACGCCCGTGTGGATGCGCGTCGCCCGCTACCACGAGTACGCCACCGACTACCTGCTGACTTCCGACATTCTCGCGCGGGGCGGCAAGCTCGACATAATCGGGCTTCAGCTCCACTACTTCAAAAAGGCAGACCGCGAAGCCCTCATGGCGGGCGAATCGTGGACGCCCGACGAACTCTTCGACGTGCTCGACACGTTCTCGCGCCTGAACAAGCCAATCCACATCACCGAAATCAGCTTCCCGTGCATGGCGGAGGGCAAAGTCGGCGAGGAAAAGCAGGCGTTCCTCTTCGAGAATTTCTACAAGCTGTGGTTTTCGCACCCGAAAGTCGAGGCAATCACCTACTGGCACTTTGTGGACGGCACCGCGGGCAGCGAGGACGTTTTCAACAGCGGCATTATCCGCCGCGACTTCTCAAAAAAACCCGCCTACGACGTTCTCGACCGCCTCATAAACAAGGAGTGGCGCACGGACCTTTCGTTCGACAAATCCGCCGACGAATTCCACTTCCGCTGCTTCTACGGCACATACAAAGTGTCGTTCGAGCGCAACGGCAAAAAGTACGAGCAAACCGTGATCCTCAACAAAAACGTGCGCAAGCACGCCTACATCACGGTAGAGTAG
- a CDS encoding class I SAM-dependent RNA methyltransferase yields the protein MNKHDTPPKNFVPEPFQYREIVELDIDDLTNLGAGVGRIDGWVVMVPFALGGERVKARVYKNHKNFSEADLVEVLKESPDRVKPVCPLFGTCGGCQYQHLAYPAQLEWKRRQVRELVKRIGGIDFEVSPTHGSPAQYGYRSKLTPHYERPRNGEMPVGFIMQGRRSALVDVPQCPIASSAINAALPAAHGRIKKSNPRRGGTLLLRDCAEGVCQDNNAIITERVGGIAYQFCAGEFFQNNPHILPDLVNYAISEAEGSRNLVDAYCGVGVFALAAAKKFENVAGVEISSKAIVCANANAKINGIKNCEFLIGKAETIFDGVAKKFGGAETSVIIDPPRAGCDTAFLEQLTAFAPRRIVYVSCGPDTQARDLAYLVSHGYRLLKLQPFDLFPQTRHIENVATLEAE from the coding sequence ATGAACAAACACGACACTCCCCCAAAAAATTTCGTACCCGAACCCTTCCAGTACCGCGAAATCGTCGAGCTTGACATCGACGACCTCACGAACCTCGGTGCGGGCGTGGGACGCATCGACGGCTGGGTCGTCATGGTGCCGTTCGCGCTCGGCGGCGAACGCGTGAAGGCACGCGTGTACAAAAACCACAAAAACTTTTCGGAGGCCGATTTGGTAGAAGTGCTGAAAGAGTCGCCCGACCGCGTAAAGCCCGTCTGCCCGCTCTTCGGCACTTGCGGCGGCTGCCAGTACCAGCACTTGGCGTACCCCGCGCAGCTCGAATGGAAGCGCAGGCAGGTTCGCGAGCTTGTCAAAAGAATCGGAGGGATAGACTTCGAAGTGTCGCCGACGCACGGCTCGCCCGCGCAGTACGGGTACAGGTCGAAGCTCACGCCCCACTACGAACGCCCGCGCAACGGCGAAATGCCCGTGGGCTTCATCATGCAGGGCAGGAGAAGCGCGCTTGTCGACGTTCCGCAGTGCCCGATTGCGTCGAGCGCAATCAACGCCGCCCTGCCCGCCGCGCACGGGCGAATCAAAAAATCGAACCCGCGCCGCGGCGGAACGCTCCTTTTGCGCGACTGCGCAGAGGGCGTCTGCCAGGACAACAACGCGATTATCACCGAGCGCGTCGGCGGCATCGCCTACCAGTTCTGCGCGGGCGAATTTTTCCAAAACAACCCGCACATTCTGCCCGACCTCGTAAACTACGCGATTTCCGAGGCGGAAGGCTCGCGCAACCTCGTCGACGCGTACTGCGGGGTGGGCGTGTTCGCGCTGGCGGCGGCGAAGAAATTCGAAAACGTCGCGGGAGTGGAAATCAGCTCGAAGGCAATAGTCTGCGCGAACGCCAACGCAAAAATCAACGGAATAAAAAACTGCGAATTCCTCATCGGCAAGGCGGAGACGATTTTCGACGGCGTGGCAAAAAAATTCGGCGGCGCGGAGACATCGGTAATCATAGACCCGCCCCGCGCGGGCTGCGACACCGCGTTCCTCGAACAGCTCACGGCGTTCGCGCCGCGGCGCATAGTCTACGTCTCGTGCGGCCCCGACACGCAGGCGCGCGACCTCGCGTACCTTGTCTCGCACGGATACAGGCTGCTCAAACTGCAACCCTTCGACCTCTTTCCGCAGACGCGGCACATCGAAAACGTCGCGACCCTCGAAGCCGAATAG
- a CDS encoding low molecular weight protein arginine phosphatase: MGDDKRNKVVFVCSGNICRSPMGEALLKHAVAATDANDPVRKLEICSAGVSTVDGMLPSAHSIEALAKVGIDISGYRSTAMTQKIADGAFAIFAMDSSHIDALKSRFRNLPERLFRVLDLSEKAKYKDVFDPYGGNLADYTEVRDEIVSAIPSILKYLQNETKA, encoded by the coding sequence ATGGGAGACGATAAACGAAACAAAGTGGTTTTTGTCTGTTCGGGCAACATCTGCCGCTCGCCCATGGGCGAGGCTCTGCTCAAACACGCAGTCGCCGCGACCGACGCAAACGACCCAGTCCGCAAGCTCGAAATCTGCTCGGCGGGGGTATCGACGGTTGACGGCATGCTGCCGAGCGCGCACTCGATAGAGGCTCTCGCAAAAGTGGGAATCGACATTTCGGGCTACCGCTCGACCGCCATGACGCAGAAAATCGCGGACGGGGCGTTCGCGATTTTCGCGATGGACTCGTCGCATATCGACGCGCTCAAAAGCCGCTTCCGCAACCTTCCCGAACGCCTGTTCAGGGTGCTCGATTTAAGCGAAAAGGCGAAATACAAAGACGTGTTCGACCCCTACGGCGGCAACTTGGCGGACTACACCGAAGTGCGCGACGAAATAGTCTCGGCAATACCCTCAATTTTAAAATACCTGCAAAATGAAACAAAAGCTTAG
- the infC gene encoding translation initiation factor IF-3: MATNIPYRGGDRRNFKGGKNFGPRRNERIRAPKIRVIGPDGAMLGIMSPYDALAIARRAGLDLLEVSPNAEPPVCRILDYGKYMYEEAKKQKSHKTVAVKVKEIKLRPMIEQNDFMTKIRNAEKFLFQGNKLKITLMMRGREMEFKDKAFDAVKRALAELSHMGHPDAEPKLMGRNISVSMSPVPQKQRKLKYSGENDEVAEDDSDSEE; the protein is encoded by the coding sequence ATGGCAACAAACATACCTTACAGGGGCGGAGACAGACGCAATTTCAAGGGCGGCAAAAACTTCGGCCCGAGAAGAAACGAAAGAATAAGAGCGCCGAAAATCAGGGTGATTGGACCCGACGGCGCAATGCTCGGAATCATGTCGCCCTACGACGCGCTCGCGATTGCCCGCCGCGCGGGGCTTGACCTGCTTGAAGTGTCCCCCAACGCCGAACCGCCCGTTTGCCGCATTCTCGACTACGGCAAATACATGTACGAGGAGGCTAAAAAGCAGAAGTCGCACAAGACCGTGGCAGTTAAAGTCAAGGAGATTAAACTCCGCCCCATGATTGAGCAGAACGACTTCATGACGAAAATCCGCAACGCCGAAAAATTCCTCTTTCAGGGCAACAAGCTCAAAATCACCCTGATGATGAGGGGGCGCGAAATGGAATTTAAAGACAAGGCTTTCGACGCCGTTAAACGCGCCCTCGCGGAACTTTCGCATATGGGGCACCCCGACGCCGAACCCAAACTCATGGGGCGCAACATAAGCGTCTCGATGTCGCCCGTTCCGCAAAAGCAGCGCAAGCTGAAATATTCGGGCGAAAACGACGAAGTCGCCGAGGACGACTCCGACTCGGAAGAATAG
- the murA gene encoding UDP-N-acetylglucosamine 1-carboxyvinyltransferase codes for MDSLLIKGGSHLEGEVSVAGAKNACLPIFAATLLTDQKCVLKNVPDLSDVRFMAEIVAAMGAEVSNPAKGVWEIQAKNISHVAPYELVRKMRASICLLGPLTARLRKAEVSLPGGCVIGARPVDLHIKGLRALGCNVEIDRGFICVDARKMRGAQMYLGGRFGSTVTGTANIIMAAVLAPGTTVIENAACEPEVADMCKMLTGMGAIIDGAGSPTVTITGVPKLGGTEHSVLPDRIEAGTWIALAAAAKGKVLVKGAQKKYLGSFLDILERAECPFEIKSPSSIYVDASKIKLKPVECTTLPYPGFPTDLQAQLCALMTQADGISVITERIYPERFMHVPELCRMGANIVREGPSAIISGKTRLSGAPVMASDLRASAALVIAALAAKGETLVSRIYHLDRGYDSIDKKLVSLGAKVERIKNSD; via the coding sequence ATGGATTCTCTTTTGATTAAAGGCGGCTCGCACCTCGAAGGCGAGGTCTCCGTGGCGGGCGCAAAAAACGCGTGTCTGCCGATTTTTGCGGCAACCCTTCTCACCGACCAGAAATGCGTTCTCAAAAACGTGCCCGACCTCTCCGACGTGCGCTTCATGGCGGAAATCGTCGCGGCGATGGGCGCGGAGGTCTCGAACCCCGCAAAGGGCGTCTGGGAAATTCAGGCAAAGAACATTTCGCACGTCGCGCCCTACGAGCTTGTCAGAAAAATGCGGGCAAGCATCTGCCTGCTGGGGCCGCTCACCGCAAGACTGCGCAAGGCGGAAGTGTCGCTCCCCGGAGGCTGCGTCATCGGCGCAAGACCCGTAGACCTGCACATCAAGGGGCTTCGCGCGCTCGGCTGCAACGTGGAAATCGACAGGGGCTTCATCTGCGTGGACGCCCGCAAAATGCGCGGGGCGCAAATGTATCTGGGCGGACGCTTCGGCAGCACGGTAACGGGAACGGCCAACATCATCATGGCGGCGGTGCTCGCGCCCGGAACTACGGTGATTGAAAACGCCGCGTGCGAACCCGAAGTCGCCGACATGTGCAAAATGCTCACGGGCATGGGCGCAATCATAGACGGAGCGGGGTCGCCGACGGTCACGATTACGGGAGTGCCCAAACTCGGCGGAACGGAGCACAGCGTCTTGCCCGACAGAATCGAAGCGGGCACTTGGATTGCCCTCGCCGCGGCGGCAAAGGGCAAGGTGCTCGTAAAGGGAGCGCAGAAAAAATATTTGGGGTCGTTCCTCGACATTCTCGAACGCGCGGAGTGCCCGTTCGAAATCAAAAGCCCGTCGTCGATATACGTAGACGCGTCGAAAATCAAACTCAAACCCGTGGAATGCACGACACTCCCCTACCCGGGCTTCCCAACCGACTTGCAGGCGCAGCTCTGCGCCCTCATGACGCAGGCGGACGGAATTTCGGTAATCACCGAACGCATCTACCCCGAACGCTTCATGCACGTCCCCGAACTCTGCCGAATGGGCGCGAACATCGTAAGGGAAGGCCCGAGCGCAATCATCAGCGGAAAGACGAGGCTTTCGGGCGCGCCCGTGATGGCGTCCGACCTTAGGGCGAGCGCGGCTCTCGTGATAGCGGCTCTTGCGGCAAAGGGCGAGACGCTCGTCAGCCGCATATACCACCTCGACAGAGGCTACGACTCGATAGACAAAAAGCTCGTGTCGCTGGGCGCAAAAGTGGAGCGCATAAAAAATTCGGACTGA
- a CDS encoding N-acetylmuramoyl-L-alanine amidase, with product MLSRRGFFATLFGIAFAVPNARALWVKNVEYIPVSKLAQLCGMRYKTTVAKKSQTVFGKTSRMTFETNSRAMDLNGITVWLGHAVVESKGMLYVAKRDYFKSIIPILFPQNNGTPPKLFHIFIDAGHGGKDRGAYNKTYKLSEKAVSLDIALRLGRELKKNGYKVSYSRTRDEFIELADRPKKANALRADLMVSIHCNAAAPSVSGIETFALTPRAMPSTTSKGVSKSDHVAYGGHSNDEWNQLLAYYIQRSLHYTTRSPDRGVKRARFAVLKSPKMPATLVECGFISNNYECKNMATAAYRQRIATTIANAIMNYHATLRRLSAKR from the coding sequence ATGCTCTCACGACGCGGATTTTTTGCGACGCTGTTCGGTATCGCATTCGCAGTTCCGAACGCGCGCGCGTTGTGGGTAAAAAACGTAGAATATATACCCGTCTCAAAACTGGCGCAGCTCTGCGGAATGCGCTATAAAACGACGGTCGCAAAAAAGTCACAGACGGTGTTCGGGAAAACGTCGAGAATGACTTTCGAAACGAACTCCCGCGCGATGGACTTGAACGGAATCACGGTCTGGCTCGGGCACGCGGTTGTCGAAAGCAAGGGCATGCTGTACGTGGCAAAGCGCGACTATTTCAAGTCGATAATTCCCATTCTCTTTCCGCAAAACAACGGCACGCCGCCCAAGCTCTTCCACATTTTCATCGACGCGGGGCACGGCGGCAAAGACAGGGGCGCGTACAACAAAACCTACAAACTCAGCGAAAAGGCGGTGAGCCTCGACATCGCGCTGAGACTCGGACGCGAGCTTAAAAAGAACGGCTATAAAGTGTCGTACTCGCGCACGCGCGACGAATTTATAGAACTTGCCGACCGCCCAAAAAAGGCGAACGCCCTCCGCGCCGACCTCATGGTAAGCATTCACTGCAACGCTGCGGCGCCGTCGGTTTCGGGAATAGAGACATTCGCGCTGACGCCGCGCGCGATGCCGTCTACGACAAGCAAGGGCGTGTCGAAGTCCGACCACGTCGCGTACGGCGGGCACTCGAACGACGAGTGGAACCAGCTTTTGGCGTACTACATTCAGAGGTCGCTGCACTACACAACGCGCTCGCCCGACAGGGGCGTGAAACGCGCGCGCTTCGCGGTGCTCAAAAGCCCGAAAATGCCCGCAACGCTCGTCGAATGCGGGTTCATCTCGAACAACTACGAGTGCAAAAACATGGCGACCGCCGCATACAGACAGAGAATCGCAACGACAATCGCAAACGCGATTATGAACTACCACGCAACCCTCCGCCGCCTTTCGGCGAAACGCTGA
- the hemL gene encoding glutamate-1-semialdehyde 2,1-aminomutase — protein sequence MNSKELFEESKKYLVGGVNSPVRAFRSVDGEPFFTESAHGAKLRTADGRELVDFVCTWGPALFGHDHPVIRAAIEKALQNGTSFGTPSEGELQMAKLINAMIPCAEMVRMTNSGTEATMSAIRLARGFTKRDKIVKFAGCYHGHVDSLLVKAGSGALTFGNPDSAGIPSDLAKLTLVLPFNDADAVDECFAKYGEGIACIIVEPYPANVGLIPPKAGFLKHLRSVCDKYGSLLIFDEVITGFRVAAGGAQAREGVLPDLCALGKIIGGGLPVGAFCGRRDIMEYIAPLGPVYQAGTLSGNPLAMAAGIAALTLIRESNPYAELERKSKFIVDAVRAAAQKKGVAIRTPMAASLFSFFFNSEEVVNYDVARRSDTGLYKKFFKGCLDGGVYFAPSAFEICFMSAAHTQDDLDRAAEVVSKSVALL from the coding sequence ATGAACTCGAAGGAACTTTTCGAAGAATCCAAAAAATATCTTGTCGGCGGCGTGAACTCGCCCGTCCGCGCGTTCCGCAGTGTAGACGGCGAGCCGTTTTTCACGGAGTCGGCGCACGGCGCAAAGCTCCGCACGGCGGACGGCCGCGAGCTTGTCGATTTCGTCTGCACTTGGGGCCCCGCGCTCTTCGGGCACGACCACCCCGTTATCCGCGCGGCGATAGAAAAGGCGCTGCAAAACGGCACGTCGTTCGGCACGCCGTCGGAGGGCGAACTGCAAATGGCAAAGCTCATCAACGCGATGATTCCCTGCGCGGAAATGGTCAGAATGACGAATTCGGGCACGGAGGCAACGATGTCGGCAATCAGGCTCGCGCGGGGATTCACCAAGCGCGACAAGATTGTGAAGTTCGCTGGCTGCTACCACGGGCACGTCGACAGCCTGCTTGTCAAGGCTGGCAGCGGCGCGCTTACTTTCGGCAATCCCGATTCCGCGGGCATTCCCTCCGACCTCGCAAAGCTCACCCTTGTTCTGCCGTTTAACGACGCCGACGCGGTAGACGAATGCTTCGCAAAATACGGCGAAGGAATTGCGTGCATTATCGTTGAGCCGTACCCCGCGAACGTCGGGCTTATTCCGCCGAAAGCGGGCTTCCTGAAACATCTGCGGAGCGTCTGCGACAAATACGGAAGCCTTCTGATTTTCGACGAAGTAATTACCGGCTTCCGCGTCGCCGCAGGCGGAGCGCAGGCTCGCGAGGGCGTTTTGCCCGACCTCTGCGCCCTCGGAAAAATCATAGGCGGCGGGCTTCCCGTCGGCGCGTTCTGCGGACGCCGCGACATCATGGAATACATTGCGCCGCTGGGGCCGGTGTATCAGGCGGGCACGCTCAGCGGCAATCCGCTCGCGATGGCGGCGGGAATCGCGGCTCTTACGCTAATCCGCGAGTCCAATCCCTATGCCGAGCTTGAACGCAAATCGAAGTTCATTGTGGACGCGGTTCGCGCGGCGGCGCAAAAGAAGGGCGTGGCAATCCGGACGCCGATGGCGGCGTCGCTTTTCTCGTTCTTCTTCAATTCCGAGGAGGTCGTAAACTACGACGTCGCGCGGCGTTCCGACACGGGCTTGTACAAAAAATTCTTCAAGGGCTGTCTCGACGGCGGCGTCTATTTTGCGCCGTCGGCTTTCGAAATCTGCTTCATGAGCGCCGCCCACACGCAGGACGATTTGGACAGGGCGGCGGAAGTCGTTTCAAAATCCGTTGCGCTTCTTTGA
- a CDS encoding NAD+ synthase — protein MKIGVGQIDTRVGDFEGNAQKILTACEKFARDGADFAVFPESAVSGYPIKDLVFYGKFVEAAQKTLAELAKKLPLPALVGCPRACGDGSVGYRNSAYWLENGKAAAVCDKHLLPNYGALNDARNFDSGKDFCVVEFKGKRLGITICEDIWTLPTIPTAARYEYFPKPLDYFAGGGKIDMLVNISASVFSSGNDTVRHRGGLLCEVSKLVGAPLLWCNLVGGNDEIVFAGGSMYVDASRGEPKSQCLEKFAEDCRIIDTEKVAGFDGDSADFKGDADLKKAVVMALRDFVEKCAIKRVLIGLSGGIDSALVAALAVEALGAERVIGVSMPSKISSEHSKGDARKLAENLGIEFHTVSIAEIVAATESTLAPLFAGRPRDVTEENIQSRARGLVLMAISNKFGALVLTTGNKSECAVGYCTLYGDTCGGFAPISDLYKTEVYRISNLINREAGREIIPQNTIDKPPSAELRPDQKDEDSLPPYDLFDAILRLHIDEYMSVSEIVGRGFDRAVVEDVARKVARAEYKRTQYPIGPKVSTVAYASDRKIPVAARRGIQ, from the coding sequence ATGAAAATCGGAGTAGGGCAGATTGACACGCGCGTGGGCGATTTCGAAGGCAACGCGCAAAAGATTTTAACCGCGTGCGAAAAATTCGCCCGCGACGGCGCGGACTTCGCGGTATTTCCAGAATCGGCGGTTTCGGGGTATCCGATAAAGGACCTCGTGTTTTACGGAAAATTCGTGGAAGCCGCGCAGAAAACCCTTGCGGAGCTTGCAAAAAAACTTCCGCTTCCCGCGCTCGTGGGCTGCCCCCGCGCGTGCGGAGACGGCTCGGTGGGCTACCGCAACTCGGCGTACTGGCTCGAAAACGGAAAGGCCGCCGCCGTGTGCGACAAGCATTTGCTGCCCAACTACGGCGCGCTCAACGACGCCCGCAACTTCGATTCGGGCAAGGATTTTTGCGTTGTGGAATTCAAGGGCAAACGCTTGGGAATCACCATTTGCGAAGACATCTGGACTCTCCCGACAATCCCCACCGCCGCCCGCTACGAGTACTTCCCCAAGCCGCTCGACTATTTTGCGGGGGGCGGAAAAATCGACATGCTCGTAAACATTTCGGCAAGCGTCTTTTCGAGCGGCAACGACACCGTGCGCCACAGGGGCGGCCTACTTTGCGAAGTCTCGAAGCTCGTCGGCGCTCCGCTTCTTTGGTGCAACCTTGTGGGCGGCAACGACGAAATTGTTTTCGCGGGCGGGAGCATGTATGTTGACGCTTCGCGCGGAGAGCCGAAGTCGCAGTGCCTTGAAAAATTCGCGGAGGACTGTCGCATTATAGATACCGAAAAAGTGGCGGGCTTCGACGGAGACTCCGCCGACTTCAAGGGCGACGCCGACCTCAAAAAGGCGGTCGTCATGGCTCTGCGCGACTTCGTCGAAAAATGCGCGATAAAGCGCGTGCTCATAGGGCTTAGCGGCGGCATAGACTCCGCGCTTGTGGCGGCTCTGGCGGTCGAGGCTCTGGGCGCGGAGCGCGTAATCGGCGTCTCCATGCCGTCGAAAATTTCGAGCGAACACAGCAAGGGCGACGCCCGCAAGCTCGCCGAAAATTTGGGGATAGAGTTCCACACCGTCTCGATTGCCGAAATCGTCGCGGCGACGGAATCGACCCTCGCGCCGCTGTTTGCGGGTCGCCCGCGCGACGTCACCGAGGAAAACATACAGTCGCGCGCGCGCGGGCTTGTGCTGATGGCGATTTCAAATAAATTCGGCGCGTTGGTTTTGACTACTGGCAACAAGAGCGAATGCGCCGTCGGCTACTGCACCCTCTACGGCGACACCTGCGGCGGCTTCGCCCCGATTTCCGACCTCTACAAGACGGAGGTTTACAGAATTTCGAACCTCATAAACAGGGAGGCGGGGCGCGAAATCATTCCGCAAAACACGATAGACAAACCGCCGTCGGCGGAGCTTCGCCCCGACCAGAAAGACGAGGACTCCCTGCCGCCCTACGACCTCTTCGACGCAATTTTGCGCCTGCACATCGACGAATACATGTCGGTTTCCGAAATCGTCGGGCGCGGCTTCGACAGGGCGGTTGTCGAGGACGTCGCCCGCAAGGTCGCCCGCGCCGAGTACAAGCGCACTCAGTACCCGATTGGCCCGAAAGTTTCGACGGTAGCGTACGCGTCGGACAGAAAAATCCCCGTGGCGGCGCGTCGCGGCATTCAGTAG